TTGGTGATAGGAGCTGAAATTCAGTCTACTGGTCTTGAGTTGAATGATGAAGGTAGAAATGTGGCAGTGATATTTGGTGATGGGGCTGGTGCCGCAATTGTGCAAAGAGCTGAAGGAGATGAAGGTATTCTTTCTACGCATCTTCATTCTGATGGTCGTTTTGCGGAGGAGTTGTATGTGAAAGATCCGGGTAGCAGCAGGCCGCCAAGGTTGACTCCGGAGTTGATTAAAGGTCCTACGACCAAGCCTTTCATGAATGGGAGCGCTGTTTTTAAACATGCCGTAGTTAGATTTATGGAGGTAATTGGAGAAGCGTTGAATGCCAATGGCTATGAAAAAGACGATATTGATTTATTAATTCCTCATCAAGCAAATTTGCGTATAAGCCAGTACATTCAAACAAAATTAGGTTTGCCTCCTGAGAAAGTATTCAATAACATAATGAAATATGGGAATACGACCGCAGCCTCTATTCCGATTGCTATGAGCGAAGCATTTGAAGAAGGAAGGTTGAAGAGAGGTGATTTACTATGTTTAGCCGCATTTGGTAGTGGATTTACTTGGGCTTCGGCTTTGATTAGATGGTGATAACATTATTGGAATTTTTCATGTTCATTCTGAAAAATGAATTATGAAAAATTCAATACAATATTCTGAAGAGAGACGCAAGATGATTAGAGCCGCTTTATGGACTGGAGTTGGCTCTTTGGTTGCTTTGAGCTTTGATGCTAATGCTAGAGCTATGATTCCAAGCCAAATGCAAGGCGCGTTGGATGATATAGGTGTGAAAGCAATGAAAAAAGCGTATGACGATGGATTGGACGCGTATATCGCTGGAGAAGGAGGGCCTTTTGGAGCTTGTTTAGTTTGCAATGGTGAAATCGTTTCTAGTGCCCAGTTGAGTATTAAACGTCAAAAAAACGCCCTTGCTGAAGCTGAGCTATTAGCTATACAAAAGGCTAGTGAAAAGTTGAAAAAAGCCGATTTATCGGATTGTGAAATTTATATGGTTTGCGCTCCAAGTCCATTGGCTTTGACTGCAATTATGCAAGCGAATATCAAAAAAGCGTATTATAGTTTAAGTCTGTCACAAAGCGAACCGTATAGTCAATTTAGATCGAGTTTGTGGAGTGAACTGAATAAGTTTTCGTTTTCTGAATCATCAAAGTTCAAGCAAACGATGGAAAGCCAAGGAATGAATTTATTGAGTGAAATCAAGAGCCAAGGTCAAACAGAGTTTGAAGAATAGTTTAGGCTTTGGTATGAAATTTTATTTTAAAACAAGGGAACAAAG
The Aureibacter tunicatorum DNA segment above includes these coding regions:
- a CDS encoding deaminase, which gives rise to MKNSIQYSEERRKMIRAALWTGVGSLVALSFDANARAMIPSQMQGALDDIGVKAMKKAYDDGLDAYIAGEGGPFGACLVCNGEIVSSAQLSIKRQKNALAEAELLAIQKASEKLKKADLSDCEIYMVCAPSPLALTAIMQANIKKAYYSLSLSQSEPYSQFRSSLWSELNKFSFSESSKFKQTMESQGMNLLSEIKSQGQTEFEE
- a CDS encoding beta-ketoacyl-ACP synthase III, which encodes MHASKIVGVGHYVPDRVVTNHDLEKLMNTSDEWIQERTGIKERRYITPGKDTVSSMAKEATLMALERAGMAKEEIDMIILATITPDYYFPGSGVLLQRDLELEAIPALDIRNACSGFIYGLSVADQFVKTGMYRNVLVIGAEIQSTGLELNDEGRNVAVIFGDGAGAAIVQRAEGDEGILSTHLHSDGRFAEELYVKDPGSSRPPRLTPELIKGPTTKPFMNGSAVFKHAVVRFMEVIGEALNANGYEKDDIDLLIPHQANLRISQYIQTKLGLPPEKVFNNIMKYGNTTAASIPIAMSEAFEEGRLKRGDLLCLAAFGSGFTWASALIRW